From a single Methanomicrobium sp. W14 genomic region:
- a CDS encoding MFS transporter: protein MSIYPKRQPDINSVAGDKNGRGIHYKWIALSNTTIAIFMAAVNGSILLISLPAIFNGISINPLTSFQYLLWVLMGYGIVTATLLLSFGRLSDMYGRVRLYNLGFAIFTAGSVLLFLTPDTGDAGAIEIIVFRLVQAVGSAFIFSNSAAILTDAFPPDERGKALGLNQVAAISGQFVGLIIGGLLAVFNWRYVFLISVPFGIFGTVWAYLKLKEPSYRKKNTQKVDIWGNLLFICGLTVFLIGITYGLVPYGDSPMGWEDPFVITALIAGLLMLLAFPVVETRVKDPMFRVDLFKIRNFAFGNAAGFLSALARGGVMIILIILLQGVWLPLHGYSFESTPFWAGVYMLPLTIGFVLMGPVSGILSDRYGARWLSTGGMLLVGISFLVLAALPYDFDYLLFAAALLIMGLGNGMFASPNSAAIMNSVPAGDRGVSSGMMSTLMNSGFVLSMGMFFTIVVVELTKTFPSVLSSALTAVNASVLIPEMSAIPATGALFAAFLGYNPVQMILSGISPDLVAGISSATIATLTGVNWFPETLAVAFMPSLDLSFYIGAALSFIAALLCSMRGNKYIEEIDGTGYRTGSKNISNSDIK from the coding sequence ATGAGCATTTACCCAAAACGTCAACCAGATATTAATTCTGTTGCCGGAGATAAAAACGGCAGGGGCATTCACTACAAGTGGATTGCACTTTCAAATACTACAATAGCAATATTCATGGCGGCAGTGAACGGAAGCATCCTGCTGATATCCCTTCCGGCGATATTCAACGGAATCAGCATAAACCCGCTGACATCATTCCAGTACCTCCTGTGGGTCCTCATGGGATACGGAATAGTCACAGCGACCCTTCTTTTGAGTTTCGGGCGCCTTTCCGATATGTACGGTCGTGTCAGGCTCTACAATTTGGGTTTTGCCATCTTTACGGCAGGTTCGGTTCTTCTTTTTCTGACGCCCGACACGGGCGATGCAGGAGCAATAGAGATAATAGTTTTCCGCCTCGTCCAGGCCGTCGGTTCGGCATTCATATTCTCAAACAGCGCCGCAATACTGACAGACGCATTCCCGCCTGACGAGCGTGGAAAAGCCCTCGGGCTAAACCAGGTGGCAGCGATATCCGGCCAGTTCGTAGGCCTTATAATTGGAGGTCTTCTTGCGGTCTTCAACTGGAGGTACGTATTTCTGATAAGCGTCCCGTTCGGAATCTTCGGGACAGTCTGGGCATACCTGAAGCTTAAAGAACCGTCCTACAGGAAGAAGAACACCCAGAAAGTGGACATCTGGGGCAACCTCCTTTTTATATGCGGCTTAACGGTATTTCTCATAGGAATAACCTACGGTCTTGTACCTTACGGGGACTCCCCGATGGGATGGGAAGACCCATTTGTAATCACTGCTCTTATAGCAGGACTTCTGATGCTTCTGGCCTTCCCGGTCGTCGAAACGCGCGTAAAAGACCCGATGTTCAGGGTAGACCTGTTTAAAATACGCAACTTTGCATTCGGGAACGCGGCAGGTTTTCTCTCGGCTCTTGCCCGCGGCGGCGTCATGATAATTCTTATCATCCTCCTTCAGGGTGTCTGGCTGCCTTTGCACGGCTACAGTTTTGAATCGACTCCTTTCTGGGCGGGAGTATACATGCTTCCTCTTACAATCGGTTTTGTACTGATGGGGCCGGTTTCAGGCATTCTCTCTGACAGGTACGGAGCCCGCTGGCTCAGCACCGGTGGAATGTTACTTGTAGGAATTTCATTTCTGGTCCTTGCGGCTCTTCCGTACGACTTTGATTACCTGCTCTTTGCAGCGGCACTTCTTATAATGGGCCTTGGAAACGGGATGTTCGCCTCACCGAATTCTGCTGCCATAATGAATTCTGTGCCGGCAGGCGACCGCGGGGTTTCCTCAGGCATGATGTCGACCCTTATGAACTCGGGCTTTGTCCTCTCAATGGGAATGTTTTTTACGATAGTCGTAGTTGAGCTTACGAAAACATTTCCTTCGGTTCTCTCTTCGGCTTTGACGGCTGTAAACGCATCAGTTCTCATCCCTGAGATGAGTGCGATACCGGCAACAGGAGCACTTTTTGCCGCATTTTTGGGGTACAACCCGGTTCAGATGATACTTTCCGGCATCTCACCTGACCTCGTTGCAGGCATTTCCTCTGCAACCATTGCAACACTTACAGGCGTCAACTGGTTCCCCGAGACTCTTGCAGTTGCATTCATGCCGTCGCTTGACCTTTCATTCTACATCGGAGCTGCCCTGTCATTTATAGCCGCACTCCTCTGCTCGATGCGCGGAAACAAATACATAGAGGAGATAGACGGAACAGGATACAGAACCGGTTCAAAAAATATATCCAACAGTGATATAAAGTAG
- a CDS encoding glutamate synthase-related protein — translation MTYYQCNVCRVFEYDSKRGDSVTGIKPGTVPADFPDDWKCPICMSGKSHLERVERVGDAEKKQTEEYFITCPVCGAKNVITSKNIHMESAETTPVQKDEPSVWNRDSDETEPDMGMIHRIAASGESFIEPMRTKKKVVSWDDILICGAQIAKIPLNDDDYVSAETVIGPNAKYPLVIETPVFVTHMSYGALSKEVCTALSKGSAAAKTAVGSGEGGILEDSIESSYRFIFEYVPNRYSVTDENLKRADAIEIKIGQSAKPGAGGYIPAEKATAEISEMRGFPPGTDIITPANYDDIRSAEDLLEKVEWLRKKSCGRPVGVKIAAGNIEDDLEAVVYANPDFITVDGRPGSTAGAGKIIKDSTSVPTIYALHRARKYLDSVKRQDISLIITGGLRISSDFAKALAMGADAVAIGTAALMAAACQQYRLCDTGKCPVGVTTQDPGLRKRLKIDISAKKLENFLNVSTEELKSFARLTGNNNVHKMSLKDLCTTNSEISDFTDIRHV, via the coding sequence ATGACATATTATCAGTGCAATGTATGCAGGGTTTTTGAGTATGATTCAAAGAGAGGAGATTCAGTAACCGGAATAAAGCCAGGGACTGTCCCTGCTGATTTTCCGGACGACTGGAAGTGCCCGATATGCATGTCAGGCAAAAGCCACCTTGAAAGGGTGGAAAGGGTAGGTGATGCAGAAAAAAAACAGACTGAGGAGTATTTTATAACCTGCCCTGTGTGCGGAGCAAAAAACGTCATTACGTCGAAAAATATCCATATGGAGTCCGCAGAAACAACTCCGGTGCAGAAGGACGAACCTTCTGTGTGGAACCGCGATTCCGATGAGACCGAACCGGATATGGGAATGATTCACAGGATAGCCGCTTCAGGAGAGTCTTTCATAGAGCCGATGAGGACTAAAAAGAAAGTTGTGTCCTGGGATGACATACTGATATGCGGCGCCCAGATAGCAAAAATTCCGCTGAACGACGACGATTATGTCTCTGCAGAGACCGTTATAGGACCTAACGCAAAATACCCCCTTGTAATAGAGACCCCTGTTTTTGTAACCCACATGTCATACGGGGCGCTTTCAAAGGAGGTGTGTACAGCTCTTTCAAAGGGAAGCGCTGCGGCAAAAACCGCCGTCGGCTCAGGTGAAGGCGGAATACTTGAAGACTCGATAGAAAGCTCCTACAGGTTCATATTCGAGTACGTCCCGAACCGCTACAGTGTTACAGATGAGAACCTGAAAAGGGCTGATGCAATAGAGATAAAGATAGGGCAGTCTGCAAAACCCGGTGCCGGAGGATATATCCCTGCCGAAAAGGCGACCGCGGAGATTTCAGAGATGAGGGGATTTCCCCCGGGCACTGACATTATAACTCCGGCAAACTACGACGACATAAGATCAGCGGAGGACCTCCTGGAAAAGGTTGAGTGGCTCAGGAAAAAATCGTGCGGAAGACCTGTAGGAGTGAAAATAGCCGCGGGGAACATTGAAGACGACCTTGAAGCTGTTGTCTACGCAAATCCCGATTTTATAACTGTAGACGGAAGGCCGGGTTCGACAGCCGGTGCGGGCAAAATAATCAAGGACTCAACATCGGTTCCTACGATTTATGCACTCCACAGGGCGAGAAAATACCTTGACAGCGTCAAAAGGCAGGACATATCGCTTATAATCACAGGGGGTCTCAGAATTTCTTCTGACTTTGCAAAAGCTCTTGCAATGGGAGCTGACGCGGTTGCTATCGGAACAGCGGCACTTATGGCTGCGGCGTGCCAGCAGTACAGGCTTTGCGACACCGGGAAGTGCCCTGTCGGTGTCACGACCCAGGACCCGGGACTTAGAAAGAGGTTAAAAATTGATATTTCGGCAAAAAAACTTGAAAACTTCCTTAATGTTTCAACAGAAGAGCTGAAATCCTTTGCAAGGCTTACAGGAAACAATAACGTGCATAAGATGTCTCTAAAGGACCTTTGCACGACAAATTCTGAAATCTCTGACTTCACCGATATAAGGCATGTCTGA
- a CDS encoding universal stress protein: protein MAGSLFEKVLIAVDGSEKNRAVIEEGVRIMRVCNARGYAVYVSDTGTLSSGAEEVPLVETYEILKEEAEKAFEWVKSFSGDTEPETVLLEGRPASEIVKFAVEKEIDLIVIGTQGKKGLERLLLGSVAEEVIRSASCKVLVVK, encoded by the coding sequence TTGGCTGGTTCATTGTTTGAAAAAGTTCTAATAGCAGTTGACGGTTCCGAGAAGAACAGGGCTGTCATAGAAGAAGGTGTAAGAATAATGCGTGTATGCAATGCCCGGGGCTATGCCGTATATGTAAGCGATACAGGCACCCTGTCATCAGGAGCCGAAGAAGTCCCGCTTGTCGAAACTTACGAAATTCTCAAGGAAGAGGCAGAAAAGGCATTTGAGTGGGTAAAATCATTTTCAGGAGACACAGAGCCCGAAACTGTACTTCTTGAAGGGCGTCCTGCATCAGAAATAGTAAAGTTCGCCGTGGAAAAGGAAATAGACCTCATAGTTATTGGAACTCAGGGAAAAAAAGGACTCGAAAGGCTTCTTTTGGGAAGCGTTGCCGAAGAGGTTATCCGTTCTGCCTCATGCAAAGTTCTCGTGGTAAAATGA
- a CDS encoding pyridoxal phosphate-dependent aminotransferase: MRDFRSKRVCRIPPSGIRRFFDIAQEMEDVISLGVGEPDYDTPWNVREAAIRSIEQGQTAYTSNSGLMQLRQGISGYLSESYGETYDPKSEIIVTTGASEALDIAIRSVVDPGDEVLVADPSYIAYCSNVMLSCGTPVPVPCLEKDGFKLTPDSLMESITPKSKVLLCNFPNNPSGGVMTKDDYKAISDIVVDNDLLLISDEIYNELTYEGEKASAASVDELRGRTITINGFSKAYSMTGWRVGYLCAPEELCRAILKVHQYVMLSAPTTSQYAAIEALKNAADSCHEMVREYRIRRNLFVKGLNRAGLRTHMPNGAFYAFPNISEFGISDEEFAERLLKEHHVAVVPGSVFGTSGKNHLRCSYAVSREDLMTAVGRIEEFISEI, from the coding sequence ATGAGAGACTTTAGATCAAAACGCGTTTGCAGGATACCTCCTTCAGGCATACGCAGGTTCTTTGATATTGCCCAGGAGATGGAGGACGTAATATCTCTTGGAGTAGGTGAGCCGGATTATGATACCCCGTGGAATGTAAGGGAGGCGGCAATAAGGTCAATTGAGCAGGGCCAGACTGCCTATACGTCAAACAGCGGTCTCATGCAGCTGAGGCAGGGGATAAGCGGGTACCTGTCTGAAAGCTACGGAGAGACTTATGATCCGAAAAGCGAGATAATTGTCACCACGGGAGCGTCCGAGGCACTTGATATCGCAATCAGATCAGTAGTCGACCCGGGTGACGAAGTGCTGGTTGCAGACCCGTCCTACATCGCCTACTGCTCAAATGTCATGCTTTCATGCGGAACCCCGGTTCCGGTTCCGTGCCTTGAGAAGGACGGGTTCAAACTGACTCCTGACTCCCTGATGGAAAGTATAACCCCTAAGTCCAAGGTTCTTCTCTGCAATTTTCCGAACAACCCTTCCGGGGGTGTTATGACAAAGGACGACTACAAGGCAATATCCGATATAGTAGTCGACAACGACCTCCTTTTAATAAGCGATGAAATATACAACGAGCTGACCTATGAAGGTGAAAAGGCAAGTGCGGCCTCGGTTGACGAGCTCAGGGGTAGAACGATAACGATAAACGGGTTCTCCAAAGCCTATTCGATGACCGGGTGGCGTGTCGGATACCTCTGCGCCCCCGAAGAGCTTTGCAGGGCAATACTTAAGGTCCACCAGTACGTAATGCTTTCTGCGCCCACGACATCGCAGTACGCTGCAATAGAAGCCCTGAAAAACGCTGCCGATTCCTGCCATGAAATGGTCAGGGAATACAGAATAAGAAGAAACCTGTTTGTAAAAGGCCTTAACAGGGCCGGGCTTAGGACACATATGCCAAATGGCGCTTTTTATGCTTTTCCCAATATCAGCGAATTTGGTATTTCCGATGAGGAGTTTGCCGAGAGGCTTTTAAAGGAGCACCACGTTGCAGTGGTTCCTGGAAGTGTATTCGGGACTTCCGGAAAGAATCATCTCAGGTGCAGTTATGCCGTATCCCGTGAGGACCTGATGACTGCGGTGGGAAGAATAGAGGAGTTCATATCAGAGATCTGA
- a CDS encoding ATP-dependent DNA helicase has translation MKLSELSLPQPLVKACEKSGINKLYPPQAECIEKGLLEGKNLLISIPTASGKTLVAEMAMHSHIAKNGKCLYVVPLKALASEKYDEFSGKGVRVGIATGDLDKKDEYLGKNDIIITTSEKADSLLRNRAKWMDMISCLVVDEAHLIDSEDRGATLEMVITKLRYRNENMQIIALTATIGNPRVFSGWLEADHVTSDWRPVELKEGVYYSGTIFFEDGERPVKTPSKEDDTNLCLDCITEGGQCLVFVNSRRNAEGFAKRMAKALEKYEPASGVTDADALESISKKLGEVAETDMGKTLALCTKKGASFHHAGMKKEQRQIVEKGFRDGKIKVISSTPTLAAGLNLPARRVIIRDFLRFKGGEGMVPIPVREYRQMAGRAGRPHLDPYGESVLIAKGRDMANGLYEEFIDAPAEDVRSRLDDEYALCAQVLSLISTEFVKDSKDLVDFLERTFYVYINKKSRYLSEIVENSVSYLESAGMITNIDGRLSATEYGNLVSRLYINPASAEMIAGVLREKQGLLNAGMNAKKLKTKVSEEDTASVFSDIGLLQLLCKTPDMFNLYVKKDDMPVLEKFYYEHEDELWLEISYETMEDDYRALKTAMVLDNWISEVGENMICTRFGIGPGDVYNAVEGMNWLLYSASRISRMMSPDLKGSIAEVELRMKHGIKRELIPLVKLRNIGRVRARRLFNNGITGPSKIKTTGFEKLSAILGKKIAAQVMDQAEREERDYSDFDRELRGGSGEKSSHFIKSPKTETKQKKAKKNESSGSVENEGNPLPGAQKSIFEF, from the coding sequence ATGAAACTTTCCGAGCTCAGCCTCCCGCAGCCTCTTGTAAAAGCCTGCGAAAAATCCGGAATAAATAAGCTTTACCCTCCACAGGCCGAGTGCATCGAAAAGGGGCTTCTTGAGGGAAAAAACCTCTTAATTTCAATTCCGACTGCAAGCGGAAAAACCCTTGTTGCCGAAATGGCGATGCACAGCCACATCGCAAAAAACGGGAAGTGTCTTTATGTTGTACCCCTTAAAGCCCTTGCGTCCGAAAAATACGACGAATTTTCAGGAAAAGGTGTCAGGGTCGGAATAGCGACAGGCGACCTCGACAAAAAGGACGAGTATCTCGGGAAAAACGACATCATCATTACAACAAGTGAAAAAGCGGACTCACTGTTGAGAAACAGGGCAAAATGGATGGATATGATTTCCTGCCTTGTCGTGGACGAAGCGCACCTCATCGACTCCGAAGACCGCGGTGCAACGCTTGAGATGGTGATAACAAAACTTCGGTACAGAAACGAAAATATGCAGATTATCGCCCTTACTGCAACAATAGGCAATCCGAGGGTTTTTTCAGGATGGCTTGAGGCGGACCACGTAACGTCTGACTGGCGCCCGGTGGAATTAAAGGAGGGTGTGTACTACAGCGGAACGATATTCTTTGAGGACGGGGAAAGACCAGTTAAAACCCCTTCAAAAGAGGATGACACAAACCTCTGCCTGGACTGTATCACAGAAGGCGGTCAGTGCCTTGTTTTCGTAAATTCAAGGAGAAATGCTGAAGGTTTTGCGAAGAGAATGGCAAAAGCCCTCGAAAAATATGAGCCGGCTTCGGGTGTTACAGATGCAGATGCACTTGAGAGCATAAGCAAAAAACTCGGGGAAGTCGCAGAGACAGACATGGGCAAAACTCTTGCACTCTGCACGAAAAAAGGCGCTTCCTTTCACCATGCCGGAATGAAAAAGGAACAGAGACAGATTGTTGAAAAAGGTTTCCGTGACGGAAAAATAAAAGTCATATCATCAACGCCGACGCTTGCAGCAGGCCTCAACCTCCCGGCAAGGCGTGTAATAATTCGCGACTTTCTAAGGTTTAAGGGAGGTGAAGGTATGGTCCCTATTCCCGTCCGCGAATACAGGCAGATGGCGGGAAGGGCAGGCAGACCGCACCTTGACCCCTATGGTGAGTCAGTTCTTATTGCAAAGGGCAGGGATATGGCAAACGGGCTTTACGAGGAGTTTATTGACGCCCCCGCAGAGGATGTCAGGTCCCGCCTTGATGATGAATATGCCCTGTGTGCACAGGTCTTGTCTCTTATTTCAACAGAATTCGTAAAGGACTCCAAAGACCTCGTAGACTTTCTTGAAAGGACGTTTTACGTCTACATAAACAAAAAAAGCAGGTACCTTTCCGAGATCGTCGAAAACTCGGTTTCATACCTGGAGTCTGCCGGAATGATAACGAATATAGACGGCAGGCTCTCCGCGACCGAGTACGGAAACCTGGTGTCAAGGCTTTACATAAACCCTGCGAGTGCGGAGATGATTGCAGGTGTGCTCCGCGAAAAACAGGGACTATTAAATGCCGGGATGAATGCTAAAAAACTTAAGACAAAGGTCTCGGAAGAGGACACGGCATCTGTTTTTTCAGATATCGGGCTTCTTCAGCTACTATGCAAAACTCCGGACATGTTCAACCTCTACGTAAAAAAAGACGATATGCCTGTTCTTGAAAAGTTCTATTACGAGCACGAGGATGAACTCTGGCTTGAGATATCCTATGAAACCATGGAAGATGACTACAGGGCGCTTAAGACCGCGATGGTCCTCGACAACTGGATATCCGAAGTCGGCGAGAATATGATATGCACAAGATTCGGTATCGGACCGGGTGACGTTTACAACGCCGTAGAGGGCATGAACTGGCTTTTGTACTCCGCATCAAGAATATCGCGGATGATGTCGCCTGACCTTAAGGGAAGCATCGCAGAAGTCGAGCTGAGGATGAAACACGGTATCAAACGCGAACTTATCCCGCTTGTGAAACTCAGAAATATCGGGCGTGTACGTGCAAGAAGGCTGTTCAACAACGGAATAACCGGGCCATCGAAGATAAAAACTACCGGTTTTGAAAAACTTTCTGCAATTCTCGGGAAAAAAATTGCCGCACAGGTGATGGACCAGGCTGAAAGGGAAGAAAGGGACTACTCTGATTTTGACAGAGAATTAAGAGGCGGCAGCGGTGAAAAAAGCAGCCATTTCATAAAAAGTCCAAAAACTGAAACTAAACAAAAAAAAGCGAAAAAAAATGAATCCTCCGGGTCCGTAGAAAACGAGGGAAATCCTTTACCAGGGGCACAGAAATCTATTTTTGAATTCTGA
- the cgi121 gene encoding KEOPS complex subunit Cgi121, translating into MTEKNKKRTEKEKEEIKEKSQGNNTECCEFFSVEIPKDSNFEEPEKTDSKDKACYRASILFCGIKAASAEIADVKNYLKELKKTEDKNNVHIICLDERYIAGIRHIKSAVFHAKRAWSRGEQISKSFEMEVLLYAAGTRQCSEAGSLGFKRGRNRLYICVAVDSSERINDSKTAGTIISKVFNELSGLFSFDNSCKDPKNPYSLYAYDFFLEKLQNLHSFPDEDLNKTKKDASKGLGSEKSDEKFDEIFKKKTAALMKMFEISDDEIKIAGYSRLPELVAERVALLDVTK; encoded by the coding sequence ATGACAGAAAAAAATAAAAAAAGAACTGAAAAAGAGAAAGAGGAAATAAAGGAAAAAAGTCAGGGGAATAACACGGAATGCTGTGAGTTTTTTTCAGTGGAAATACCAAAAGATTCAAATTTTGAGGAACCTGAAAAAACAGACAGTAAAGACAAAGCCTGCTACCGTGCCTCCATTCTTTTCTGTGGAATAAAAGCAGCTTCTGCTGAGATTGCAGATGTAAAAAACTACCTTAAAGAGCTCAAAAAAACAGAAGACAAAAACAATGTACATATAATCTGCCTTGACGAGAGGTACATTGCAGGAATCAGGCACATCAAAAGTGCTGTCTTTCATGCCAAAAGAGCGTGGAGCAGAGGAGAACAGATCTCAAAATCATTTGAAATGGAAGTACTTCTGTACGCTGCGGGGACAAGACAATGCAGCGAAGCCGGTTCTCTGGGATTTAAAAGAGGCAGAAACAGACTTTACATCTGTGTAGCTGTAGACAGCTCCGAAAGAATAAATGACAGCAAAACAGCCGGTACAATAATATCAAAAGTTTTTAATGAACTTTCAGGCCTTTTTTCGTTTGACAACTCCTGTAAAGACCCAAAAAATCCGTACAGTCTTTATGCATATGATTTTTTCCTTGAAAAACTTCAAAATCTCCATTCATTCCCGGATGAAGACTTAAACAAAACCAAAAAAGACGCATCTAAAGGGTTGGGATCAGAGAAATCTGATGAAAAATTTGATGAAATTTTTAAGAAAAAGACTGCTGCCCTGATGAAAATGTTTGAGATCTCGGATGATGAAATTAAAATAGCCGGATACAGCAGACTTCCCGAACTTGTGGCGGAAAGGGTAGCTCTTCTTGATGTTACGAAATAA
- a CDS encoding pre-rRNA-processing protein PNO1, with translation MTSQEIKITRDRVAVIIGKGGKTKRLIEKKTGTSLEIDSDEGIVSIKAEDPVAVLKATDIIHAVSRGFSPERAFALLEDEDMVFEIIDLNSSCNSPKQMERIRGRIIGKAGKSREQIENMTGAEISVYGKTVALIGGIEQTKTARTAIEMLIEGIPHESVFSYLDRKKKEAKTNILDYYY, from the coding sequence ATGACAAGTCAGGAGATCAAAATAACACGTGACAGGGTTGCGGTTATAATAGGAAAAGGCGGAAAAACAAAACGTCTTATTGAAAAGAAAACCGGGACTTCCCTTGAAATCGACAGCGACGAGGGAATTGTCTCGATAAAGGCTGAAGACCCTGTGGCTGTACTTAAGGCTACAGACATTATACACGCGGTCAGCAGGGGATTCTCACCTGAAAGAGCCTTTGCGCTTCTTGAGGACGAGGACATGGTCTTCGAGATAATAGACCTGAACTCAAGCTGCAATTCACCTAAGCAGATGGAGAGAATCCGTGGAAGAATTATCGGAAAGGCGGGCAAGTCACGTGAACAGATTGAGAATATGACAGGCGCCGAAATTTCGGTATACGGAAAGACCGTTGCTTTAATAGGCGGAATAGAGCAGACGAAGACAGCACGTACAGCAATAGAGATGCTTATCGAAGGGATCCCGCACGAAAGCGTGTTCTCATACCTTGACAGAAAGAAAAAAGAGGCAAAAACAAATATCCTCGACTATTACTATTGA
- a CDS encoding Lrp/AsnC family transcriptional regulator, whose protein sequence is MDDKDRMILTLLEEDCRVTPENLADMVDLTAEDVTKRIEVLESAGVIRKYMACIDWEKAGEGVVAAIIELKVSPERDFGYDKIAERISKFRQVRSLRLISGAYDLELLVVGKNIHEITRFVAEQVAPMEQVRETGTILIMKTYKENGLEFSEKRAGDRLLYTF, encoded by the coding sequence ATGGATGATAAGGACAGAATGATTCTGACCCTTCTTGAGGAGGACTGCCGTGTTACGCCCGAAAATCTTGCAGATATGGTAGACCTCACAGCCGAGGACGTAACAAAGCGTATAGAGGTTCTTGAAAGCGCCGGCGTAATTAGGAAATATATGGCCTGCATAGACTGGGAAAAAGCGGGTGAAGGAGTTGTGGCGGCGATAATAGAACTTAAAGTCTCACCTGAGAGAGACTTCGGGTACGATAAAATAGCCGAGAGAATTTCAAAGTTCAGGCAGGTAAGGTCGCTCAGGCTTATAAGTGGTGCATATGACCTTGAACTTCTTGTGGTGGGCAAAAATATCCATGAAATAACAAGGTTCGTAGCCGAACAGGTAGCGCCCATGGAGCAGGTCAGGGAAACCGGGACTATACTTATAATGAAGACTTACAAGGAAAATGGCCTGGAATTTTCGGAAAAAAGGGCGGGAGACAGGCTCCTGTATACTTTCTGA
- a CDS encoding ORC1-type DNA replication protein, translating to MSEKSYNGDITLGEKDVSGSVGLFTKYLNNRGIFKNREVLRHSYRPHILPHRRPQIDSIASILAPAIRNETPSNILIYGKTGTGKTASVKYVGAELERACREMGKACNVIHLNCELIDTQYRVLAQIANELEDIENKSSDKTTRSSIPMTGWPTDQVYSELKSMVETIGGVNVIVLDEIDKLVKKSGDETLYNLTRFNAELKNAKISMIGISNDLRFTNFLDPRVLSSLSEEELVFPPYNAPQLCDILKQRADVAFADDILEEGVIPLCAALAAQEHGDARRALDLLRISGELAERENAEKVAEKHVKKAQQKIETDSLIVCVSSLPTQSKAVLYSMLILSEMNKQVFTTGEVAQIYRDVAQTLDLDVLTHRRITDLISELTMLGVINSRVVSRGRYGRTKEMWFGTGTSGIKKTLTQDERFDEERLSRIDTARFKSLFR from the coding sequence TTGTCTGAAAAGAGTTATAATGGTGATATCACTTTGGGTGAAAAAGATGTTTCCGGTTCAGTCGGACTTTTTACAAAGTATCTTAACAACAGGGGTATTTTCAAAAACAGGGAAGTACTGAGGCATTCGTACCGCCCTCATATCCTGCCGCACAGACGTCCCCAGATTGACTCGATAGCCTCTATCCTTGCCCCGGCAATACGAAATGAAACTCCTTCGAATATTCTTATATATGGCAAAACAGGGACAGGAAAAACTGCGTCTGTCAAATACGTAGGTGCAGAGCTTGAAAGGGCGTGCCGGGAGATGGGAAAGGCATGCAATGTAATACACCTCAATTGTGAGCTTATAGACACGCAGTACAGGGTGCTTGCACAGATTGCAAACGAACTGGAAGACATCGAGAACAAGTCAAGTGATAAGACGACAAGATCAAGCATTCCTATGACAGGGTGGCCGACAGACCAGGTATACTCTGAACTTAAGAGTATGGTCGAAACGATAGGCGGCGTGAACGTTATAGTACTTGACGAAATAGACAAGCTTGTCAAAAAAAGCGGTGACGAAACTCTTTACAACCTTACAAGATTCAATGCAGAGCTTAAAAATGCAAAAATAAGCATGATAGGTATATCAAACGACCTCCGTTTTACTAACTTTCTGGACCCGCGTGTTCTCTCGTCCCTTTCCGAGGAAGAGCTGGTATTCCCGCCGTATAATGCGCCTCAGCTGTGCGACATACTCAAACAGAGGGCAGATGTTGCGTTTGCGGATGATATCCTTGAAGAGGGTGTTATACCTCTTTGCGCTGCGCTTGCTGCACAAGAGCACGGGGACGCAAGACGTGCGCTGGACCTCCTGAGGATATCCGGTGAGCTCGCGGAAAGGGAAAACGCGGAAAAAGTTGCCGAAAAACACGTGAAAAAGGCCCAGCAGAAGATTGAGACTGACAGTCTTATCGTATGCGTATCCTCGCTTCCTACACAGAGCAAAGCTGTCCTTTATTCTATGCTTATCCTTTCGGAGATGAACAAACAGGTCTTTACGACAGGCGAGGTTGCCCAGATTTACCGCGATGTTGCGCAGACACTTGACCTGGACGTTCTGACGCACAGAAGAATTACGGATCTTATATCAGAGCTCACAATGTTAGGAGTCATAAATTCACGCGTCGTTTCACGCGGAAGATACGGGAGGACCAAGGAGATGTGGTTCGGGACGGGTACATCGGGCATCAAAAAGACCCTCACACAGGACGAGAGGTTTGACGAAGAGCGCTTAAGCCGGATAGACACTGCAAGGTTTAAGTCCCTTTTCAGGTAG